Part of the Vitis vinifera cultivar Pinot Noir 40024 chromosome 13, ASM3070453v1 genome is shown below.
GATGTACCTGTTGGTTGGTGTTTAAGTTTAAAGCTTGAGATGGGTATTGGGTTCTCTCGATCTTTTATGGTGTGGTTCCTCCGCTTGGTTATGTTCTGTGTCATCACGGCTTCTCTTCATAGCTGTTGTTGTTGATCTGTTGTCTTCACCATCTTGGGTGCCAAGAAAATCTACCGGCAAGATATGGTTCTGTTGATTGTCTTGAGAGTATATAAGATGGACCCCACaacttttgatttttgattcccTATCATATGTAGCAAATGAAGCCTGAAGGTGCATATATTGATTGGAGTGGAACTCGTTGTCCCTAAAAGAAATCTTAGGATAGTACACTAGCAACACTTGATCTGATTCACTATCATTAATCTCGTCGCATTCACTTTTGATAATTTCTAGTGCAAGGTAAGGATATTCTCCTTCATCAAATttcaaagataaataaattttgtttgattgaTAATGAAgacagaaaaatccaaatccaagaAAGTGGTCATCTTCATACCAATTCATAGGAAGCTCTATTCTTATTTGCCTGCCCATTTCCTGATGCAATACCCACCTTGGAATTCCATTACTTCCTAGATTAATGCTTCTCCATTTCAAAGGAGGCTGCACAGTTAAAAGTAACATTTCCAGAGGTGGGTCAGCTTAACAAACAAAGTAAATTAGAACTATTAATTgcaaagaaaataggaaattaaaataaatatcaattaatTCACAAGTACTTGtaattaaaaaagagaaaaaacaaagttATAACAAAAATTGTACCTCAATTTTCTTGAACCATTTGAGGAGAAAATACCAGAGAAGAGTTGATGGATTTGATAGAGTTCCAAAGATTGGGCAATCATGTGCATTTATCTCTCTTAGACTTGATGGAAGCTCTGGAATTTCTTCAAGCATCTTGCAGTGACTGATATTAAGGCACCTTAGATTACAAAGTTGAGTAATAGCAGTAGGTATGTGACGCATATTGTTTTGACTTAGATCTAATCTTTTCAGCAAGGATAGGCACCGTAAATCACTTAGGGTTACTCCATCCATCAGATATTGAGTTTCTAATAAACcaagatttattaaattttctatgCCCTCTGTGACTAGGTTTGGACAGCCACCGAGACAAACTTTTTGAAGCAATTTCAACCTACCAATGTTACTTGGAAGGCTCCTCAAGTTTTTGCAGTGGCTCAAATGCAAATGAATAAGATGATTTAAATATCCAATTGATGACGGAAGCTCTTTTATACACGTTCCACCTAAATCGAGCTCCTGTAAGCTTTCCATATCCTCCATGATTTCCGGAAAAGTCTCCAAGTTTGAACAATCATAGAGATCAAGTTTTTCAAGGTATTTCAACCTACAAATGCTACTCGGAAGACTCCTCAAGTTTTCACACTTCACTAACCGCAAATAAGTGAGATGTTTTAGAAACTCAATTGATGATGGAAGCTCTTTTATACACGTTCCACTTAAATTAAGCAAATATAAGCATTCCATATCCTCCATGATTTCCGGAAAATTCTCCAAGTTTGAACAATCATAGAGATTAAGTTCTTCAAGGTATTTCAACCTACAAATGCTGCTCGGAAGACTCCTCAAGTTTTCACACTTCACTAACCGCAAATCAGTGAGATGTTTTAGAAACTCAATTGATGATGGAAGCTCTTTTATACATGTTCCACTTAAAACGAGCAACTTTAAGCATTCCATATCCTCCATGATTTTAGGAAAAGTCTCCAAGTTTGAACAATCGGAGAGATTAAGTTTCTCAAGGTATTTCAACCTACAAATGCTGCTCGGAAGGCTCCTTAAGTTTTCACACTTCACTAACTGCAAATCAACGAGATGTTTTAGAAACTCAATTGATGATGGAAGCTCTTTTATACACGTTCCACTTAAATCAAGCTCTTGTAAGCTTTCCATATCCTCCATGATTTCCGGAAAAGTCTCAAAGTTTGGACAATCAAAGAGATTAAGTCCTTTAAGGTATTTCAACCTACAAATGCTGCTCGGAAGACTCCTCAAGTTTTCACACTTCACTAACCGCAAATCAACGAGATGTTTTAGAAACTCAATTGATGATGGAAGCTCTTTTATACACGTTCCACTTAAATCAAGCGACTTTAAGCATTCCATATCCTCCATGATTTCCGGAAAAGTCTCCAAGTTTGAACAATCATAGAGATTAAGTTCTTCAAGGTATTTCAACCTACAAATGCTGCTCGGAAGACTCCTCAAGTTTTTGCATTCACTAATAGATAGAACTTGAAGTGAGGTGAGATGACAGATTGAGGAGGGTAATTCTTCAATAGCAGTACCATCTATATAAAGACTTTTAAGAGAGACCAAGTTTTGAATTGTACTTGGCAAGCTCCTAATCTTTTGGCACCCTCTCAAATTTAACAAAGTAAGCTTCTTCAGGAAGCCAACAGATGAGTCAACATTATCCAAACTTCTACAACCTTTAACATTTAGTTGCTCCAGATTTGACATATTTGAGAAGTGTGGGATTTCATTAAGCTGCTGAGATTCTGATAAATTCAAGATCTTCAACTCTTCAAGATACTGcaacaaaagaaattaattattttattttagcaaATAAATTCTCATGAACTTCAAAATTAATCTAAGGGAAGGCACAATATAACTGAGTTTAATACTACCTTTTCCCCTTGCCAAAGGTGTTCTATATTGCTATGCTGCAAGTTGAGTTCAATGAGGTTCTCTCCATCAAAATTTGAAGGCAAGGATTTCAAAGAGTATCCTTCCCAATGAAGATATCTTAAATAATGTGAATGAAATTGAAAGTTTTTAGGAAGGAGGAGCTTTTGATACCCTTTTCCCATATAATTAAGAAAACCCCAACTCCAATAAATTTTGAGTAATCTAAGTCTCCGCATCCTTTTGAAAGCTTCAGTAGTAAATGAGATCTCTCTTGATTTACACATATCTAGAAATAATGCTTCAACTGCTTTCGTtccctaaaaattaaatttacatgaAGATAAATAAAGCATGAAACATATAAAACCTTAGAAAAACTATAAAGATATATAATtccttaaacaaaaataatgacaCTATATATAAAGTAAGTTACTATATATCAAGTAAGTTAATGCATTTGAtccataccattttttttctcaatacaAGGGAAATATCCTTAGGATCCCACAATCTGCTCCATTTTCCAGGCTCTTCAGGATGTTTATGTCGAACAATTTCTCTACCCATTTCTTCTACCAAATCATGTATCGTTATGGTATTACCACAAAGAGTTATGAGGCACTTGTCACTAAGAACTCTTATTCCAATCCTTGCATGCTTTACTAGTCTTGTTACATCATTTTCGTTCCATCCCTTGAAGAAGCACACAATGTCAAGGAATATTTCTTGCTCTTTCTTGTCCAATCCATCAAAGCTTATCTTAAGTACATTTTGGACTTCTATGTTGGGATTTTCCTTTAGTTTTTGTAATGCACTTTCCCACTCAGGCacacttttataaaaaagaaatgaaccCAAAACTTCAAGAGCTAATGGTAGGCCTTTCACATAATTTACTACATGATCTGAGAGGTTTACATAGTCACTTTTAGGAATGTTTTGTTTAAAGGCATGTTGACAGAAAAGTTGAATAGACTCCTTGTAACTTAGTGCCTCAACTTTATATGATGCATCGACTCCATGCACATTTAGACAATGTTGATCTCTAGAGGTTATGATGATTCTACTTCTAGGACCAAACCAACTATGCTCTCCAGCTAAGAATTGTAATTGCTTCAAATTGTCTACATCATCAAGAATAAGAAGAACCTTTTTTGAGTGAAACCTGTTTCTTATCACATTAATCCCTTCATGaacattacttatttttttattttttcccttcatGACACCATTAAGAAGTTCTTTTTGTAATTGAAGTAGACTTGAGTAGTCTTTGGATCTTTCTCTAACATTTTCAAGAAAGATTCTACTCTCAAATTGATGTGAGATATTATTATATACAACTTTGGCAATTGTGGTCTTACCAATTCCACCAAGCCCATAAATCCCAATCATGCGAACATCATTTGACTCAATTTTTatcaatgatttcaatttttccaaatgAAAATTCATTCCAACTATGTTCTTGCTAACAtgtagtaagagcttggagttCAATTCTTTGAGGATGACATCAATAATTTCCTTGATAAGTCTTGCCTCATATCTGTCAATTACAAAGTATATATGCTAAGTTAAAATAAGttgtaaaaactaaaaaaatgtgaaGTAAATTAGCAATACTTAGATTCTCCACTATGATTGAACTAGTGGCTAATCAAATGTGAACCCCTACCCCCacttaaaaaaaaggaaaaaaaatcaccaaatttactaatttaagTACTTTTTCAGTTTGTGAAGTATAATgctaattgaaaaaaaaaaaaaagcaaaaagggAAACAAAACTTTTCCCACTTGAGGAGGAGGAAGGGGCATAATTTTCTTTCTATACTATTTTCTATGTTATtcaaatataaggaaataatttttttttctcttagcCATAGTAAAAAGTTAGGCTTCTcgggtttttatgaaaatttgttaataatttcattcattatgacaatttttttttttttttgtaaagaaaaaaaaaagggaaaaaaaatagtatgatATCTAACAAATGGGTAGCTAGAAAACCAATATATTAATTCCATGCTAACACAATAGGAATATGAAAGTATTATGCTTATGAGAAGAAGGAGATCTACAGGAGAAACTAATTGTGACTTTCTTTTCGAGTGATAGATAATTTTTaagatcacaaaataaaattaagattacaaaaaaaaaaaaaaaaaaaaaattatcagtgTGGGGAAATGCTGAATTGAATAGAACTTTCAATTAAAGTGAGCATGAATTTCATGGGCTTAACACTTATGGAAtaacacttcaaattttttgtggAAGTTGTTATGATGGttctaatgatttttatttttcaactatTTATCTCCATATATATAAGAGAAGAAAGAGAGTAGCGATTCAAAAGTAAATATTCCTTGGATATAATgagataaaatatttgaaaaaattatgattaatttttcactttttttatttggaaaagattaaaatatatttcgTTTTATAGAAAAAGATTAATTAATGTAATATAATGTATGttatttcaatttcaaaaattataaaaaagaaaaaataatccatattttctcatttcatttgtaataaaaaaagatataataaaataattttaaatatatatatatatatatatatatatatatatatatatatatatatatatatatatatattttaaaactatttatctgttctttataaaattaataaagttcTAAAAGACTGaaattaatacatattttttttcatcagtaatttttctttttttttattattaaagttgGTTTGGGCATATTAAtactttagtattttttttttcaattctactttatttttatattttattattaacaaaataaattttttagcgacaactatttttaattttaatttattttatttttatttttataatttacttttattaataaatttttttgatattaaagagaaaaataataataaatggtactttctaataatattttttaattttttttagtttttttggattatttttaaaaataattatagaaatatgaagtatgattaaaaattaaacattacaaataaaaattatttttaaaaaaatattgaaaataattccaattgtcaaacaaactttttttctacaaaatacCATAAAATCGTTatcaaaacctatttttttaaatacttcccGATCAATAAACAACTTTTAGACGTTTGATTAATaagatatgatatgatatgatatgatatgataagaaaatatatattgaacCTTAAAATATTGTATTCCAATGGATACGAAATACatatcttaaaatatgattttcaataAGACATGAACATAAATCTAACATATATCTTAAAGTAACATATCcaatagtatgtatataatatatatcattttataaatatttttcaataattcttttaaagaataaatttaattttataataaaaaaatttattttataaaataagtaatataaaaaaataaatttatgatacatgacATTTTTTACATCTTAACTTATAATTATCATATACCATAtagaaaagatataaaaaaataaatgatatattctattatttatctaatatttaattaaatattaaatcagaTAAGTGATGAAATTTCATTACcaattaaatataagatatgatATATTATCTCTCAAtggattataaaatattagtccCTTTCTTATTTTAACTCATGAATCTTTGATCAACCAAACGATTgagaatattatattataaaaaaagaaagtaccatttataatttacttttataattcataaggtttaattaaaatttataacaacTTGAACTAAGTTTAATAAGTAGTATAAAGGTCAACCCAGATTGAAAGAGAAAATGTTGCAATGAAAAAGATGAGAGGAAATTATAGTTACTGATATTTTTGTAGATCATATCCAGCAAGATTGCCAACTTTTGCCAAGGCACTTCTCCACTTTTGaatcttctcccttttctccTCATCTGCCTCCTTTTCGTGATCAACAAATGCCTTTTCATAACTCCCTCTTTGCTTCCGCACATGGGATGGATCCACATGAtagaaaattggtagaatccgtcgcCCCTCCGTTGCCCCACACTCACTGATCTTCACGAGTTCATCTAGACACCACCTAGAGGCAGCATAGTTTTccgaaaaaatgataacaaaaatcTTTGATTCTTCAATAGCTTCCAGCAGCTCAGATGCAATTATTCCTCCTCTCGCCAGTTCTTCATCATCTCTAAAGGTGCGAATTCCACAGGAAATCAAAGCCTCATAAAGATGATCAGTAAAACCATAGCGGGTGTCTTCTCCTCTGAAACTCAAGAAGACTTCGTAAGTGAATTGATGGGTTGatttagaagaagaagaaggagaataAGAGATGATCTGGGTGTTTGTGGAAGTCATGGTTGTTTTCTTCCCCTCTTTCTGTGTCACAACTAGAAGAGATTTCGAAGCTTGATTTCTCTTCAGGCTAGGAGGCAGAAATGATATATGGATGCTTTGGTCCTGGTAGGTGAGAATTTCATGTCAGCCCTAGGAAAATGcttaaaaaaatgtatgaaagcatacatttttcttttagatttttaatttttaaataaaattcgAAAGTATAGCCCATGTGGGGGAGACCCACAATTCCAAACTAAGTGCATGTGCATCGGATCAAACTAAGGAGCCCCACATCCTTTGACTTTGGATAAAGAGACAATTTAACATCCTAGTCAAAACGCGTGCAGCGTGGGTTGCAGACCCCGTGAAACAAGGGCAACCACGCGTTTTGCAAACCGCATGAAATTAGGGCAGCGTTTGTCATGGAGCATGCCGTTGCAAGGATAAACCTAAAATTCAGAAAATATGGACAAAAAAATCCGATTTTTCGACAATATTAAAGTAAGTTAATTTTTCATGaagtataataaaattaaataattttgataaggtAAGACTATACTTATTTTGGGTTAAgattaaatagaaataatttattagaaactatttttttaatatgcttatctttgtttttgtatttttatttttgacacaAACTTACCTTTcttcgtttatttatttatttatttatataattagaattaatttgtttgtatgtttttttcataatagttgatttttattattttaattaatagaCATGTTTTGACATGcataaatatatttgtttatttatctatctaactataaaatatatatatataaatggtaGGTTTTTGGTATGATGAGAGAAGGGGTGtttgaaaaaaggaaagaaaattagggTTATTTTATGGACCCTATTCTAGGGATCAAGGGTGAAGTTATAGGttcttttatcaattttttgggAAGTTCATGTGGTATGATTTCTCCTTAATCTCTTTCCGTTCATTGTTTTATGGGGTGATGAATTACCGGCCACCTCtaacattaatatttatttatataagtttttaaggTAAAGAAACCTATGAGGAATGGTTCAAGTTAAATTGGTATGTTTAACTATTCTCTTTATACACAAATATCATACcagatttcatatcaaatttgaaACAAGCTTATAATTGAGTTTCTTATCCATTAAAGTATGGTGGACATGATTCAAGATTCCTATGCATAACATGTTCGTATTTACAATCAATATTATCGAAACTTCATGACTTTATACGAATATTGTCTCTAATAAGATGAGATACCTTCACATCTAACGATTACGTTAAACCACATCGGTcttcattttggtactaaagaACTATTACAAtgtatatgtataaattataacatttaatgaaatcaaatatttaatttagcTTAATATAAAATGTacacaaaaaatttatatttcttatcaacacacaatattattttagaatatggcaaattatattatacacaTAAAtatcttcaacaaaacaactttaatatatttattattacttttgtttttaccatttcataaagttttttttttcaatatttcataaattttgatcaatttttatctcattaatattttgtattaaaatttttgttgatatttcccaatatattgtaatatatctccaaaattaaataaataatatatccgtaaaaatTAATATCTTCATCATTGGATGAGGTAAGATCAAGTAAAATAAGGTCATAGAGGTATTTTAGGCATTCTATGTTAGATAAGATAACTGAGGGCAtgttcttttaaatttcaaccATGAATTGAAAGCTAAAGGGTTGGTTTTGTATAATTTATTGTAGAAAATATTATTGGGAAAGGGTGAATGATGTAAAAGTgtgctattaaaaaaatatagattttttaaaaacttttacaaaataaatgaaaaaacatgCATTCAAATAGTAACATTGTTAAAATTCCAAATTGtaattttaacctttttttttaaatttaaaatgtttaatatttttaattaaagaagataaacttgattgtgatttaaaaatttttctttgttaaaattttaatttttaatttatgtaaaataaaatttttaaaaccttatttaatcatttatattaatttctattaattctatataaaataatatatattatataaaaaaaaattgtatttaatcatttatattaatttttttattttattaaaaattaaaatttttgcataCCAAAATTCCTCATTGATAAATACCAACTTTTGGAAAAGAgagtatcattttttttataaaaaaagtatCACTACATAGAAGGGTACTTTTAACACactttaatgttatttttctcataaataattatacttttttatataaaaaaaaattaatgtgaatGCGGAATTTTagtaatataaaattaatataaatgattatatacaattttttataaaaaaaaaatatattttatgttttattttatataaattaaaaattaaaaattttaataaaacaaaatgtgAGACCTACAACCAAGTTTTTGTCTtctctaattaaaaatattaaacattttaacaaaaaaaaaattaaaactgagTTCCTAAATCtctatattcatttttatattaaatttgttcttactaaatatttattatattgtggacctcgcatttcggctcaatgcgtttcccactcgatggcgagctcgaatctttatttgaaaaaaaattgatttttgttgattatttgaaaatgacttggagtcgccacttatttttgttttatttttaaagggtaaacaaaataagaaagaaaaaccctaagtgcgactccttatttttggaaaaggtggtctgtgaaaaccagatcgggttcgggggtcaggttacttatcaggaaggtacggtatgaaccgtagcacccctctaagtccctaaatgggtctctactaataaaatgaagcaatcatgacaattaattaagaGATCAATGAGTACCCAGAGTGATCGTGCACATGCAggaatctaaacatgcatacagAAAAATGACCTGAGCGggtgtggatgcgtacctggacagttatccataaagcgctatcaagaagtgaggctagcgcacaattaaggaataatttcgagcatgtcatagagcaaaataaaatcgatcatgcatgacaatttaatcaaacaaacaatcaatcattCATGAAGAAAGCACGTAtgttgggccccaccaaagcccattcatTTTTGCaggaattaatatcacaaatccCATTAttatggaattatgaaaatagcattcatgtttatataaaatcaagagaaatcgaagattatttgaaacccgaagagaattaaaactgttagagagaaaattgaatttttgaaatttatttggaaattggagtctcgaaaattatttgaagattggagtcttgagaattaaatttaagagttggaattttaggatgtcaaacttgaaggaaattagaattttagaaatcagAAATTAAGTGCGAAAGTTgggattcaaaaaaatgtttaaaaaatgggattttgaaataaataaaagaactaataataataaggacgaaAATAGTGATTAAATAAACGAATGGGAatgctggaatttttgaaattggaaattagatttagaagtcaggaagtttaaagaattgtttaaaatgaaattttaagataaatagacaaactattagtgattaaattaatgtgaatatgagaattttcaagattaggaatttaatttgtaaatctaaagttttaaagaattgatttgaaatagagataaaatactaatgactaaataaattaatgagaacatgagaattttcgggattgggagtttaattcggaaatcaacgattttaaagaatttgatttaaaacggagttttgaaataaataaataaataaaataccaatgatcaaataatttagtgggaacatgagaatttttgggattaggaatttgattcggaaaatcagaagttttagagaatttgatttaaaatggagttttgaaataaataatcaaaataataataattaaataggttaaagtgagtatgagaattttcggaaatcgaaattgagttttaaagatcggaattttgaagtattatttgaaggttgaatttttataaatcgggcttggaaattggaagtttaggaagtttgaattaataataataataaggttttgaaagttttaatcaatggtaataataataataataataataataataataataataataataataataataagatttcgaaagttgaggtaataataacaataatgatgaggttttttttttgaaagcttggattaatgatgataataataataaatagatttttgaaagttgagttaattaTAACAATAATGATGAGATCTTGGAGGTTTTGactaatgataataataaataataataaatacgtgttgaaaatgtgaattgataataatgataatgatgagattttgaaagttgggtttaatgataataataaataataatgaataggtgttgaaagtttggattaatgataataataataaggataaatagattttgaaagttgagttaatagcaatgacaataataattaatgataataataataataataataatagcaatgataataatgattaataataacaataataaatataatgataacaatgattaataataatagtaacaatcATAATGccgataatgataatgataataataataatgatagcaatgacaataataattaatgataatgataataataattataatgataataatgattaataataatagtagtaaatataatgataacaatgattaataataatagtaacaatcataatgacaataataataataataataatgatagcaATGACAATagtaattaatgataataataataataattataatgataataataattaataataatagtactaaatataatgataacaatgattaataataatagtaacaatcataatg
Proteins encoded:
- the LOC100247603 gene encoding disease resistance protein RPV1 isoform X2 — its product is MTSTNTQIISYSPSSSSKSTHQFTYEVFLSFRGEDTRYGFTDHLYEALISCGIRTFRDDEELARGGIIASELLEAIEESKIFVIIFSENYAASRWCLDELVKISECGATEGRRILPIFYHVDPSHVRKQRGSYEKAFVDHEKEADEEKREKIQKWRSALAKVGNLAGYDLQKYQYEARLIKEIIDVILKELNSKLLLHVSKNIVGMNFHLEKLKSLIKIESNDVRMIGIYGLGGIGKTTIAKVVYNNISHQFESRIFLENVRERSKDYSSLLQLQKELLNGVMKGKNKKISNVHEGINVIRNRFHSKKVLLILDDVDNLKQLQFLAGEHSWFGPRSRIIITSRDQHCLNVHGVDASYKVEALSYKESIQLFCQHAFKQNIPKSDYVNLSDHVVNYVKGLPLALEVLGSFLFYKSVPEWESALQKLKENPNIEVQNVLKISFDGLDKKEQEIFLDIVCFFKGWNENDVTRLVKHARIGIRVLSDKCLITLCGNTITIHDLVEEMGREIVRHKHPEEPGKWSRLWDPKDISLVLRKKMGTKAVEALFLDMCKSREISFTTEAFKRMRRLRLLKIYWSWGFLNYMGKGYQKLLLPKNFQFHSHYLRYLHWEGYSLKSLPSNFDGENLIELNLQHSNIEHLWQGEKYLEELKILNLSESQQLNEIPHFSNMSNLEQLNVKGCRSLDNVDSSVGFLKKLTLLNLRGCQKIRSLPSTIQNLVSLKSLYIDGTAIEELPSSICHLTSLQVLSISECKNLRSLPSSICRLKYLEELNLYDCSNLETFPEIMEDMECLKSLDLSGTCIKELPSSIEFLKHLVDLRLVKCENLRSLPSSICRLKYLKGLNLFDCPNFETFPEIMEDMESLQELDLSGTCIKELPSSIEFLKHLVDLQLVKCENLRSLPSSICRLKYLEKLNLSDCSNLETFPKIMEDMECLKLLVLSGTCIKELPSSIEFLKHLTDLRLVKCENLRSLPSSICRLKYLEELNLYDCSNLENFPEIMEDMECLYLLNLSGTCIKELPSSIEFLKHLTYLRLVKCENLRSLPSSICRLKYLEKLDLYDCSNLETFPEIMEDMESLQELDLGGTCIKELPSSIGYLNHLIHLHLSHCKNLRSLPSNIGRLKLLQKVCLGGCPNLVTEGIENLINLGLLETQYLMDGVTLSDLRCLSLLKRLDLSQNNMRHIPTAITQLCNLRCLNISHCKMLEEIPELPSSLREINAHDCPIFGTLSNPSTLLWYFLLKWFKKIEPPLKWRSINLGSNGIPRWVLHQEMGRQIRIELPMNWESKIKSCGVHLIYSQDNQQNHILPVDFLGTQDGEDNRSTTTAMKRSRDDTEHNQAEEPHHKRSREPNTHLKL
- the LOC100247603 gene encoding disease resistance protein RPV1 isoform X1, with amino-acid sequence MTSTNTQIISYSPSSSSKSTHQFTYEVFLSFRGEDTRYGFTDHLYEALISCGIRTFRDDEELARGGIIASELLEAIEESKIFVIIFSENYAASRWCLDELVKISECGATEGRRILPIFYHVDPSHVRKQRGSYEKAFVDHEKEADEEKREKIQKWRSALAKVGNLAGYDLQKYQYEARLIKEIIDVILKELNSKLLLHVSKNIVGMNFHLEKLKSLIKIESNDVRMIGIYGLGGIGKTTIAKVVYNNISHQFESRIFLENVRERSKDYSSLLQLQKELLNGVMKGKNKKISNVHEGINVIRNRFHSKKVLLILDDVDNLKQLQFLAGEHSWFGPRSRIIITSRDQHCLNVHGVDASYKVEALSYKESIQLFCQHAFKQNIPKSDYVNLSDHVVNYVKGLPLALEVLGSFLFYKSVPEWESALQKLKENPNIEVQNVLKISFDGLDKKEQEIFLDIVCFFKGWNENDVTRLVKHARIGIRVLSDKCLITLCGNTITIHDLVEEMGREIVRHKHPEEPGKWSRLWDPKDISLVLRKKMGTKAVEALFLDMCKSREISFTTEAFKRMRRLRLLKIYWSWGFLNYMGKGYQKLLLPKNFQFHSHYLRYLHWEGYSLKSLPSNFDGENLIELNLQHSNIEHLWQGEKYLEELKILNLSESQQLNEIPHFSNMSNLEQLNVKGCRSLDNVDSSVGFLKKLTLLNLRGCQKIRSLPSTIQNLVSLKSLYIDGTAIEELPSSICHLTSLQVLSISECKNLRSLPSSICRLKYLEELNLYDCSNLETFPEIMEDMECLKSLDLSGTCIKELPSSIEFLKHLVDLRLVKCENLRSLPSSICRLKYLKGLNLFDCPNFETFPEIMEDMESLQELDLSGTCIKELPSSIEFLKHLVDLQLVKCENLRSLPSSICRLKYLEKLNLSDCSNLETFPKIMEDMECLKLLVLSGTCIKELPSSIEFLKHLTDLRLVKCENLRSLPSSICRLKYLEELNLYDCSNLENFPEIMEDMECLYLLNLSGTCIKELPSSIEFLKHLTYLRLVKCENLRSLPSSICRLKYLEKLDLYDCSNLETFPEIMEDMESLQELDLGGTCIKELPSSIGYLNHLIHLHLSHCKNLRSLPSNIGRLKLLQKVCLGGCPNLVTEGIENLINLGLLETQYLMDGVTLSDLRCLSLLKRLDLSQNNMRHIPTAITQLCNLRCLNISHCKMLEEIPELPSSLREINAHDCPIFGTLSNPSTLLWYFLLKWFKKIEPPLKWRSINLGSNGIPRWVLHQEMGRQIRIELPMNWYEDDHFLGFGFFCLHYQSNKIYLSLKFDEGEYPYLALEIIKSECDEINDSESDQVLLVYYPKISFRDNEFHSNQYMHLQASFATYDRESKIKSCGVHLIYSQDNQQNHILPVDFLGTQDGEDNRSTTTAMKRSRDDTEHNQAEEPHHKRSREPNTHLKL